GGATGACCATATTCATTCACATGCATATTGGCCCCCTGAAATTCCGCTGTGACCCATTGGCCCGTTGCAGGATCTATAAAATCCCGCAACACAGGATTCTCTCCCACAATAAAGCCGTACCACTCCCATGCCTGTGAGCCCAAAAAGGCAAGTCCTCCGATAATTGTCCAGCTCAACCAGATCACTACCCCCCGCTTGTTGTTGCGGTGACCAGCCTCAACCGCCAGCACCATAGTAACAGAAGACATAATGAGGATAAATGTCATCAGCCCCACATAATACAGGGGCAGCACATGACCATGAAGAAAAGGAAAGTGAACAAAAATATCTGCCGGTGCAGGCCATTCCGCCGGGTGAACATGCCGGTGAAAACCATAAGCCGCCAGAAGAGAAGTGAACGTGAGCGCATCAGAAATCAGGAAAAACCACATGAAGAGCTTCCCGTAACTGACCGAAAAGGGAGATGCCTTCCCTCCCCAGTTAATTTCC
Above is a genomic segment from Bacteroidia bacterium containing:
- a CDS encoding cytochrome c oxidase subunit 3 — its product is MAQSKEINWGGKASPFSVSYGKLFMWFFLISDALTFTSLLAAYGFHRHVHPAEWPAPADIFVHFPFLHGHVLPLYYVGLMTFILIMSSVTMVLAVEAGHRNNKRGVVIWLSWTIIGGLAFLGSQAWEWYGFIVGENPVLRDFIDPATGQWVTAEFQGANMHVNEYGHPLFANFFFGITGFHGFHVFSGVVINIIVLLMVLNGAMERRGHYEMVEKAGLYWHFVDLVWVFVFTFFYLL